ccgcccggcccgctcggggcccccgcggcccaaccgccgaacgccgccgcctgcctcttcctccgcccgagccggcgagctccgccCACCTCACCTCGctgcgccgccgtcctcgccgacgccgccccgcctcctcgtcgccggcgcccacCTCGCGCCGGGCGCGCTCCGACGCACTGTCTGCCCCCTCGGCTCTCCCGTcctccgccggcgacctcctcTGGTCGCGCATCGCCTCTCCGGCCGCCGGTTTCGCAACCCGGCGAGAGCGCCGCGCCTCGGTCCATGGCCCCGATCTGATTCGTGCTACAGTAACCTAGAGGGGTTGACTTTGCTTTCCACCCCTCTAAGTGCATTTTTCATCgtcataactcctcatccgtagctccgttttggcatatagcatatcaaaatgttcgcctcagagagtacatcatttcattccattggcATCATTTTCATTAGGAGTTGATCTTGGATGCCCTAAATGCTGTagagagggctacttgagataattggcACTGATCATGCCTCTCCATTTAGGATATTTGTCATTTTGTCATGTTCTGTGTGCAtagatatgcccatgagctctacatatgttttgttaagggttttgccatctttccagaggtgcaacccatgtatttttgtgatgtgtgtggtgactagcacgagcttgcaaagtgaggcacttggtaatgctgatttcagggacttagcatttccactaagtccttgagctgtttatctcatatggccatatgttcatgttgtttcctagtgatccgtgcctcttttgaggatgatcagtaaggatgttttgttaatcttgtagtgctctatccatccatgtctttgtttgcaattatggagcaccctagcttgagtcaatcgagctctacttttgctacttcgtgaatctgggcagattgtctacttgttagcgattttgccgatgatgttgtagttgatccgtgcatgctatgctattgttcttgccatgtctagcttgtattttgtgtattcttggtgggtgtatgcttagattatcatgacttgctccgtagtgagtgcatcaagctcgtaaacatgcctacttgatatctgtttcagcatgctccagttttcactaagtctgagaactgattatgtttttgccatgttcacatgcttgcaattgtattttctgatcccttttggctcaaggtcactaagggacttttgttaagctctttgagtagctccatgccatgctttactttgccatgttcaggtcctgtagcatgtagttttgttgctccgaagtgtgctacctgatctgaaattccagacaagtgttaatttcactaagtctgaaatctgtttgccatatgcatttttgccatgcttgtttgaacctgttaatggatgatttggccgtagctcagtgctagacttttgttaagcatcttgaatgaatccctgccatgtattttgttgccatgtttgggtgctgtagcttgttcatctcattgcatttagatggctacttgctgtaaatcgcagaccggtgtcatatttgaatcgcttgccatttccaaaccgtaactccgattccggcgttctttatatcattttcaagcgatttcatctcatatttccagtggcacacttggattcccaagttgaggccaggttcatgcatcccttgtcaaatcttgcatatgcatcccgcatcgcatcccgcatagcatatcatctttgcatcatattgtttgagccttgcacgtggttgattgtgtccttgttgcttgtttgtcttgtttgggtagagccgggagacgagttcgctaacgaggagcccgttgagtttgctttcgaggatccagtcaactctgacaactttgcaggcaagatgatcataccctcgaaatcactactatctttgctttgctagatgctcgctcttttgctatgccaatgctacgatgcctaccacttgctttcaagcctcccaaattgacatgtcaaacctctaacccaccatgtcctagcaaaccgttgattggctatgttaccgctttgctcagcccctcttatagcgttgctagttgcaggtgaagattggagaccgttccttctTGGAaccttatttacttgttgggatatcattatattgccatgttatcttaatgcatctatatacttggtaaagggtggaaggctcggcctctcgcctagtgttttattccactcttgccgccctagtttccgtcatatcggtgttatgttcccggattttgtgttccttacgcggttgggttataatgggaaccccttgatagttcgccttgattaaagcttttccaacaatgcccaaccttggttttaccattttccacctagcctgtttttcccttgggtttccggagcccaagggtcatcttattttaaccccccccccgggccagtgctcctctaagtgttggtccgactgagctgcctgcagggccacctcggggaaacttgagggttggttttactcgtagctagtctcatctgagtgtgccctgagaatgagatatgtgcaggtcctatcgggatttgtcggcacattcgggcggtgttgctggtcttattttaacctgtcgaagtgtcttgaagaaccgagataccgagtctgatcgaaacgtctcgggaggaggtctattccttcgttgaccgtgagagcttgtcatgggctaagttgggactcccctgcagggatttgaactttcgaaagccgtgcccgcggttatgggcagatgggaatttgttaatgtccggttgtagataacttgaaccttaacttaactaaaatgaatcaacagtgtgagttaccatgatggcctcttctcggcggaatccggaAAGTGgaaacggtgttggagtaatgcttgcgcaggttgctctctagtttctcgcttgcgctttgcctcgtcttctcgctctcttttgcgaacaggatagccaccatatttgctagtcgcttgctgcagctccacatatttaccttgccttacctataagcttaaatagtcttgatcgcgagggtgcgagattgttgagtccctgtggatcacaaattactattacaccagatgcagggcctgatgattccgctccagatggcgcgctagagctcaagtgggagttcgacgaggactctcaacgttactatgtttcttttcctgatgatcagtagtggtgcccagttgggggtgatcgggaccgtgtcgcatgttgggttatcttttattttggcgccatagtcgggccatgagtgtttggatgatgtaatgttatttatgtaccttgattgacgtgacgagtgtaagccaactatgttatctccccttttattatctatattacatgggatgatgtgaagattgcctaacttgcgacatatgccttcaatgcaattatgcctctaagtcgtgcctcgacacgtgagagatatagtcgcatcgagggtgttacagccaagagttacgaagggcctcatatgggccaaaagacgtcatgggccatacatgggccagaacatAAAattggctggaatcatattggatggcccagatgacgctactggtcctaattcggataggtcgtaacgggctctgggttagcgggctgtaaatgggctatatgcgaacaggctgttaacaggcttgccgtgggctggcccgccaccttttgaccaagtcaaacgggccggcattttcacaggaatgggcctctgttcggccatgccacgtgtcgacgtatcataggcgccttcggtccaatgagtggatgacatctgtcccaacggtgaggcgacacgtgttttctccagccaatgatgattttacacgtggaaaatccccattggtcggggctattagcgggttatcggatccaaaaccggacccgatagcttaacggtgttgcgttatggtggatgccacgtgtcgatcacccttgacgaaagcacttctgtgacgcgcaatttatcgtcatggaagtggacacttccgtgatgataattttggtaatgtcatggaacacttctacgacagcacaagtatgactatcttgattcagtcataaaatcttcatggatgtacatgcatgacaaaaatgcgacctactgtgacaaacacgtatcatcatggaagtgtttttttgtagtgtccgtCGCCGCGTAATTCtcccggctccgactccgatggtGGTACCAGCCCCGGCCAGGGCTCACCACCTTGCCCCGAGCCATGGCCGCACCTCTATGATCACCCTCCTGTGCCACCACGTCATGATGTTGGCGGCCCTTCACACCGGTCTGGTCGTTCCAATCGCCGCCGTGGGGGATGTCGACACAACCGCCCGCTCGCCGTTTCACGCATCTGGCCTGCGGTCCTCGGACCGTACCCGCTAGTCGTGCCTGGTGTCACGCAGGCCCCGGCAAGGCTGCACTTGGGGGACAAGGCGGCTTTCCAGAATGCCGCGGCGAGCGTGGGCTCGGAGATGGCCATTGGGCATCCCGCCCCGTTCGATGTTGTGGGCGCGGCCAGTTCAAATTTGTACTCGGCTGACCAGGTCGTCACTCATGTGCCTTCCGCCCCGCGACGCGCCAAAGCGCCATCGTCCTACACACCTGCATGCCTTTTGGAGACAGGCGCATGCTCCCAGATAGATCTCGCACCCGTGGCCTCTTCTGGCCTGCTCCTGCTCTGTGCGACCCCAACGGGGATCGAGACCAATCCCGAGGCGTGTAACAATGGGCCACCCTCCTCGCCTCATGCTGGGCAGTTGGCCCTGTCTGGCCACGTTGCGGGCCCCCCGAGCCCTTCGTGCGGCCCCGCCATCAAACCACCGGCCGTCCCCACCTCGGATCCTACCATGCGTGATTTGCCCGCAGCGATTCCGAGTGATCCCGTGCCCGCGATGCCGGATCCCACCCATGCCACCGCTCCAGACTCACCACGTGGAGCGCATGCCAATGTGGAACCCCTGTATGCATTTTTGGAGTCCATCCAGCGGCTGATCGCGCAGATTCTTCCTGTGCCTTCCTCCCGCAGCCGTAGAAAGGAGTTGCCGCCAAACTCCACACCTCGAAGAAGTGGCAGGATCGCCAAGGCGGACTGCGGGCTCAGCTCCAAACTCAAGGCCAAAAAGCTAGTCCTACACCGCCTCGGGCTTGTCTCAGACGACGTCCCCATCTCTGCAGCAACCCTGGCGAAGTACGAGCGCCTCTTTCAGAGGCCGCTGGCGCACGATGTGCTAGAGGCGTTCACCGACCTCTTCGGCTGGTGCATCCCAGAGCTCCTCAACCTGCCCGTCGGCTTGCTCTCCCCCCTGCCTCATGCTGTCGAGGCCTAGTGGTTGTCTAGGCCACCACAGGACCCTACCGTTTCTCCATGGATTACAACCTTTGCATTGTACTTTGGAACGTGCGTGGCCTCAATGCCCCGGCCAAGCGCACCGTCGTTCGCAGAGTGATCACCATTGCATCACCTTGTATCGTTTGCATCCAGGAGACTAAGATGGCTTCCCTTTCTTCCTCGCTTGTCACTAAGACGCTCGGCCCTtccttttctgagttcttcttccTTCCCGCGGATGGGGCCCGTGGGGGCATCCTGCTTGCTTGGCGCTCAGACATGATCGCGCTTTCTGATCCATGCCGTGGCGAGCACCACATCACCGCCTTAGCCTCCTCTCTTGATGTCACGCATCATTGGTGGCTTACTGATGTATATGGCCCGCGGGAAGATGATGACAAGATTTCTTTCCTCGGTGACCTTAGCGAGGTTCGATCATCGTGCGCTGGCCCTTGGATCCTTGGAGGCGACTTCAACATGATCACAGGGGCGGCGGACAAGAATAACTCCTGGCTCAACCATCGGGTCATGTCTTGCTTCCGCCGCTTCCTCGCTGATGAGGAGCTGCGCGATATCTATCTGCATGGGAGGCGCTATACATGGTCGAGTGAGCGCGGCACTCCGACCCTCACACGCATCGACAGGGTCCTCTGCAATTCTGCTTGGGAGGAACTCCACCCGCAATGCATGCTTCGCTGCCTCTCCTCCGCAGCATCCGATCACGCGCCTCTTCTCTTAGATTGCACCACGCGCTCGCATGGCACCAAGAGATTCCACTTGAGAGGTTCTGGCCGCGCACCAATGGATACATGCAGGTCATGCTCGAGGCCTGGGCTACCGCGGCTGATGAGCCGGACCCGTTCCGCAGATTGGTGGCATGCCTTAAGACCACCGCTCGGCGCCTCCAAAGATGGAGCACGAAGAATATTGGGGACGTGTCCCGGCAGCTTCTGGTTGCTCGCGAGCTGATTGCGTGCCTCGATGCGGCTCAAGATTTGCAGCCCCTCTCCCTAGCCGAGGCTTGGCTACGTCGGCGCCTCAAAGTGGCGTACCTTGGCCTCGCTTCGCTCGAGCGCTCGATCTCGCGCCAACGAGTCAGGCTTTCCTCGCTGCGGGACGGTGAAGCGGGCCAAAAGTTCTTCTAGGTGCATGTTGCACACCGCAAGCAGAAGAACCGGATCTTCGAGTTGCAGGTGGGGGACACCTCCGTCTCTGACCTTGCCGCACTTGCTGAAGCCGCCTACCATCACTTCACCTGAATCCTTGGAATGACGAAGCCACGGCCTTTCTCCATTGACCTCTCTGCGGTCCACGTCGGGCCCTTCGACCTCTCCGGCATCGACGCGCCTTTCTCTGAGGATGAGATTTGGGCTGCTGTCAAGAGCTTACCGCTTGGGAAGGCGCCAGGCCCCGATGGATTTACCGCTGAATTTCTCCGGAGTGCTTGGGACGTGATCAAGCATGCCATTTGCACCGTCTTCGACAAACTCTATGCGCTCAACAGGCGTGGTTTCCAGCGGCTCAACGAGGCGCTCCTCACTCTTCTTCCAAAGAAGCAAGATGCGGCGGCTCTCTTCGACTATCGCCCCATTAATCTCATTCATCTCATCGCGATGTTGTTCGCGAAGGCGCTCTCTCTCCGGCTGGCACCGCATTTGGGCAAGATGATTTCCACGAATCAGAGCACATTTATTGCCGACCGGAGCATCCACGACAACTTCCTCCTTGTCCAACAAATGGCTAGACTTCTTCATAACCTCAAGATGTCACGGATGCTTCTCAAGCTCGACATCGCGAGGGCGTTCAACTCGGTGGCGTGGCCTTTTCTGCTTGACACGCTTCGGCACCTAGGCTTTGGAAACCGTTGGTGCGAGTGGATCTCCATCCTGCTATCCACCGCGTCAACGTGTGTGCTCATCAATGGCGTCCCCGGGCAGCCAATTCTTCACGCATGCGGGCTACGGCAAGGGGACCCTATTTCCCCAATGCTCTTCATCATTGTCATCGATGTGCTCAACTCGCTCCTTCAGCGAGCCATTGAGCAAGGCCTCCTCCAGCGGTTGACCACAAGGCACCTGGCATCGAGTGTTTCCCTCTATGCAGATGATGTCGTTATTTTCAGCCACCCCGACACCCGCGACATCCGCACCATTCGCTGCTTGCTTGACATCTTCGGCAAGGCTTCAGGGCTCCGCACAAACTTCGCCAAGTGCTCGGCCGCGCCCATCCGATGCACCGATGAGCACATCGCCACGATCGCGGCTGGGATGGCATGCCTGATTGCCCATTTCCCGGTGAAGTACCTCGGCCTCCCGCTCTCCATCCGCAAGCCCTCGACGATCGACCTCATGCCGCTCATCGACAAGCTTGAGAAGAATCTTTCCACTTGGCATGGGTCCATGCTCTCCCTCGGGGATCGCCTCGCGCTCTATAGGCATGTCCTCTGTGCCATGCCCATCCCcatcctcgtcgccatcgccgtcaACAAGACCATCCTCACTCAGGTCAACCGAATCATTTGAGGCTTCCTTTGGGTTGGCTGCAAATATGCGCGTGGAGGACAATGCCGTGTGAATTGGGACCGAGTGTGTCGCCCCACCTTTCTCAGCGGCATGGGGATTCATGACCAGCAGCGCACTGGCGTTGCCCTGCGCACCCGATGGCTTTGGCTCCAGCGTACCGACGCTTCGCGCCCCTGGAGCCAGCTTCACCTTCCTCATGACCCTGCGGCCATGCAGATTTTCAGAGCTTCCACCGTCTGGGAGGTGCGTGATGGCCGTACCTGCAAGTTCTGGACCGACTCCTAGATCGAGGGCAGGGCCATCTCCGAGCTCACGCCTCTGGTATTCTCTTTGGTGTCTTGGCGTCACCCCCGCGACCGAACGGTGGCTGAGGGCCTACCCTGGCGTGCATGGGTGCGTGACATTGCCGACGCGCTTGGCCCGGCCACCCTCCTTCAGTACGTCGACCTTTGGCATGTGCTGCAAAACGCAACCCTCGCGGCTGGGCCGGAAGTGGACGGAGTTCGGCGTCTACTCCACCAAGTCCTGCTACCTAGTGCTCTTCCATGGTTCTACGATCGACGCTTCATGGAAGCTTACTTGGAAGACATGGGCCCCCTACGCATCAAGGTCTTCATCTGGCTTGCCTTGAAGGATCGGTGTTGGACGGTCGACCGCCTCGCCCGACGAGATCTGCCCCACAACGGCAGATGTGTGCTGTGTGACCAGGCCACCGAGGACATGCACCACCTATTTGCTGCTTGCCCCTTCTCCCGCCAAATTTGGCATGAGGTCCTCTCTTGGTGTAGATCGACTGCCACGATCCCAAGTTCGGACACCATTCGCGGAATGGCGGATCGACACCTGCTCTTATCACCATTGGCGGAATGGCGGATTGACACCTGTTCTTCATCACCCACGGCTCTGCGTAGAGGACTCAACTCCATCATCACTCTCACCGCATGGGCAATCTGGAAGCACCGGAATGGATGCGTCTTCGATCAGTTGCAACCCTCCGCCACAAGTCTGCTTCAATCCATTCAAGAAGACGCTTGCTTGTGGGCTAGCGCCGGCGCCAACGGCTTGGCGAACATGATCTCTGAGAGATAGGTTCTAGCATAATGTATCGGGGACGAGCAGCCCCTCCCCTAACTGCTCCTGCTATTTGAGCCCGCGCCGGCTTGTGTACGCGTGGCCAATGTAGTCATCCCTCttcctatcaatgcaatgatatgcAATCTTTGTGTTTTTGCGAGAAAAAGAATCAATGGCACAACAAAGCGCGCCCCTTCAAGTACAGACAATCCATCAGTCCATGGCCTGGTTAGCTATTTGAGTTGAGTACAGACAATCCATCAGTCCATGGCCTGGTTAGCTATTTGAGTTGGAAAGCAAAGCAGAGACCAAAGAACATGTTAGGCCAGAAAGAAGTGCAAGTTTTGTGTATCGGTGCCACATTCGGAAGGAATACAAGACTGCGAAATCGATGCAGATTTTTTGTCAACAATGAACAGAAATTATCTGTGCAGTTACTGTTCTGCATCTCTATACAGAGAGTTCATGGAGACATGAATCTCATATCACGACTCTGATGTTCCCTTCACTATGGCTCCTAAGATGGCCTGATGAAACAACTGACTGTCGTAGCCTTGCAGGTCTACGAAGAAACGAACAAGAGCTACTGTGTGGTAGACGTTGCACCACCCTGGTTCATATCATTCTTGAAACCAGTTCTTTACAGCTGCATCTTTGGTTGCACAAATCAAACATGTTACATGTGACTGTTCTAATAGTACCAGATGCCAGGTTCAACTCGCAGCTAAAAAATAAGTTCATCTTTCATGGTAGAAGATGGTTCATTGTGAACCAGATCTCGACGCACAAGTTGCCGAAGACGAGGCGCCATTTACGGAAGCACAAAAGTTGGACGACGCGGCCCCCTGATTATTTGTAGCAGAAGAAACATTGTCCGAAGAAGCCGATGAGGGCCCAGAGCCACTCCCATCCCTCGTTTCTAGCCGCTCCATCATGCGAGACACAGCAGCGATTCCGGCATTAACCTCCCTCCTCACATCAGAACCAAGACTCGATATCGTGTCACTCCGAGAGAGCCACCGTTCCTTCCACCCACGGGTGTTCTTCGTTATCGAGTCCTTGTACCTAGCATTGTTAAGGGAGACCACAAATATAAGTTGGCTACAATAATGTTGGTTTTCCAATTCCAAAGGTCTCTGAAGTTTGAAGGAATCAGAGAGTATTACTTGACCGAAACCGACTGCAGGCGAGTCTTGAGTGTGTTTGAGAAAGATTGTGGATCGGATGGTCCAGCTCCATCCTGGTTGATGGGAGATGCTTCATCACCAGAAATTCTGATCAAGGTCATTATGTAGTGAGTGTTAAACAAATATAcatgagaagaaaaaaaaacaccgATGTAGGCCGTCCGGTAGTTATGTCATCATATGAAAATAGGAATCACCTATCATTTGATCCAACAGGGCAGTTAGATGAAGTATTATTGTGCACTAGTATGTTGGCAGATGCTTCTTCCATGGCATCCACAGGAGCAGACATTATAGCAGGAGAATGCTCACTGTCCCCTACTTGTGGTGAATCTGAAGAAATGGGGTCACTAGAGGTAGTTTCAGTTGTCGAAAATACTACAATTTGTGTGCGACCGTGTGGTCCTGATCTTCCGCGGTGGCCTTCCCTTCTACCATGGCGGTGCGACCTACGTGTCACGGCAGCAGCGGCCAGGTGTTGCACGAGACGTTCTTCAAGCTCAGCATCATCTGTATCAACTGGTACCTGGGAGAAATAGCAGCATCAGCAGCAGTACAGGCATTGGGTGGATCGAGACATGGCAGCAAGAAAGCAATTGGTAGAAGGGCAATGGAAATGCGAAATGACACCTCAAAATGTCCGAGCATTGGATGGCGAAAAACGGCGGTCGTGCGTGAGCGATCTGCTTGCACATTCTTCTCCTGTTCAACAGCCTCAAGGAGCTCTTGACTGTAATTCAAGAATTTAAGTGAGACTTGGCTAGAAATGTACAATTGATCTCACTCCTGGTTTACATAAGAATTTCTACCTCAGAGGGTCCTTCATGCTGATTGCCTGCCAACACATGGGACACTGGGAGCTTCTCTGGCACCTACAACATCAATTACGTTAGTACATCAGAATATATGATAAGGAGTCGCAGTCGCAACACAACGATGTGGTAAACCAATCAACCAACAGTTACAAAGAGAAATTGCAACCCTTCCGAATTACAAGTGACAGTCAATGGGTCATTGTAGTGATCAAGCTACTATATAGTACTCATCTGAAAGTTTCATCTGAGAGTTTCATCTGAAAGTTCTGAATGAGTGGCAGAAGTAAGAAATGAAGATAAATGGTGCAGAACAACAAATCCTCCGGCCAAAAAGTGCAACACAGGAAACCAATCATTCAGCATCCAAAATATAAACTGCAACTCTTGAAAATATAATGTGGCTCTCGAATCAATTCATCGATGTTTCAAATCTTACCATGAACAACCTAACAGCAGCAAACTGCATACTCGTATGATAGTTTCAGGCAATATCATTCTAAATTTCTAACGGAATGGTTACAGAACTTGACATGGTCCTCACCACTCAAGGATGCACTGGAGATGGAAATCATGCTTGCAGCTTGTAACCTGTGGCAGTTCAAAACAAGAAACCAGAACTTCAGACACGTCTACCACCGAATCGAAAGATTTCCATGGCCAATCACCATTACATCCCCAAGCGAGAGGTAGGTACCGTGGAGGGGTCGCTGTCGCAGAAGGCCTCGAGGCAGATGCTGCAGGCGTCGTCGCAGGCGTCCTGCACGCCGCCCTCCACGAAAGCCGCCGCCGACGAGAGCTTCTCCATCTTGGCTGCCTTCTCGtccatccctccctccctctctctctttttactAGCCTATCAAGAACCGAATCGACCGCAGGAATGGACCGCTGCCTCCCCCGCGCAATCCCTGCAACAACGCGAACGGCAAGAATTAGATATAAAATTCGCGCGGAAATCCAAGCAATCGAGGTCATTCAAAAACCAATCAAGATTgtatgaagaaatggaggaaaatTCGCCCCCAAAATCGCACCTTATCCACCTAGCTAGACCCAAGATTAACAAAGCGAGAGATCGAGATCGAGTGGTTCTGACCGAGTATCCGGGCTTCTCGGATAAAAACAGCAACTCCGTGTGGAATCGTTCTCCTTTGACggccgcgacgacgacgacgacggagcACGCCTGCGCGGGGGCGACGAGGTCGACGAAGAAATGGCCGCTTtaactctcttctctctctctccgcGTGCCCCTCGTCTGCTTCACGCCAATGACGGGTAGACCCAGATGTCGACCCGTTTTGGGGTCGCTAAAACTGGTGGGCCCGTCCTTAGTTTGTGCGGTTCCATCACTGACATGCGTGGACCGCCATACGGAGCAGGGTTGGTGGGGTACGGTGTGGTGCTAATATTATTATTTGGCTCCAGCTCTTCGATTTCACTCTGCAAGGATGTTTAAAAAAATCGTACTAAAGGATATTAATCATATTTTCCTATTTTCCTAGAGACATACAGATATCTGGAATCTATAATAATACataaatagttgatccccactaagtctaattctctcaacatgcatccCTTCACATCATCAAATATGTCAGGTCATCATCCACTAGAACTATCTTGTAGGACATGCATACGCCAATTTAATTGTTCCATCTCCAATAGTCCAACATATATGCAAAGCCTTTGTTCACATATAATTATATTCAAAAGTAATAACTTTTGATTTAGGTCATTTCATTCATATAGAATGTGTCCAAAATTAATCTTTAAgctcccgcagcaacgcgcggggaaatCATCTAGTTTTTTTAGACACAGTACCCACTTTATTTAAGGACACAGTACCCACTTTATTTAAGGAATTTGAGATATACATGTCCTTAGATGGAGTAGTCAGCCACACTCAGTGATCAACCGTTGTTAACATATGCGATTCTATATTCACATCAACAAATGATATCATTTCGAACACCCTGCTCCTGCCAAAATCTCCTTTGTCATCTTCCTATAGTGACACATCGAACTATCACGGAGGGTATTGATGACCCAGAGGTAGTCGCTTGCAATTCTCACCTTATGGACGAGCAAAACACTTGCCAGTGAGAGCGCCTCCTAGCAGACGAGTGATTCCAAAGTCTCAAAGACTTGAATACCTTTAAAAATGGCAATCGAAGCTGCCATGATATCATCGTCAAAACATATTACGATCATCGCCGCCGCACCCTTACTATCTTG
The window above is part of the Triticum aestivum cultivar Chinese Spring chromosome 2A, IWGSC CS RefSeq v2.1, whole genome shotgun sequence genome. Proteins encoded here:
- the LOC123188707 gene encoding E3 ubiquitin-protein ligase RHF2A, with amino-acid sequence MDEKAAKMEKLSSAAAFVEGGVQDACDDACSICLEAFCDSDPSTVTSCKHDFHLQCILEWCQRSSQCPMCWQAISMKDPLSQELLEAVEQEKNVQADRSRTTAVFRHPMLGHFEVPVDTDDAELEERLVQHLAAAAVTRRSHRHGRREGHRGRSGPHGRTQIVVFSTTETTSSDPISSDSPQVGDSEHSPAIMSAPVDAMEEASANILVHNNTSSNCPVGSNDRISGDEASPINQDGAGPSDPQSFSNTLKTRLQSVSVKYKDSITKNTRGWKERWLSRSDTISSLGSDVRREVNAGIAAVSRMMERLETRDGSGSGPSSASSDNVSSATNNQGAASSNFCASVNGASSSATCASRSGSQ